One Mugil cephalus isolate CIBA_MC_2020 chromosome 22, CIBA_Mcephalus_1.1, whole genome shotgun sequence genomic window carries:
- the eps8a gene encoding LOW QUALITY PROTEIN: epidermal growth factor receptor kinase substrate 8a (The sequence of the model RefSeq protein was modified relative to this genomic sequence to represent the inferred CDS: deleted 1 base in 1 codon): MKTHLQQTSSLDTMNGYEVPASSSGVFTSYSSHINGYDSSSPHPPLPPANKTKTKTSAKALYEQRKHFTKTSINSLTDTSQYHVEHLSTFVLDRKDGMITVEDGIRRLRLLDAKGKIWTQEVLLQVEEKMVSLIDQESKNELENFPIGSIQLCQAVMNACNYDSILALVCKDSGQNKPDLHLFQCDDIKATLIQADIESAMSDAKGGKVKKRPEALRMILKSDTVIPPPPADPAPLPPSSSPSNQMDPKGRVAAWSAWTNEQPDYEQPFWEDEGPVEMTSARVDREVQILNHILDDIEFFVTKLQKASEALNELSRRNKAKKGKRKGPGEGVLTLRSRPPAQDEFIDCLQKFKHAFNQLGKLKDHIQNPSALDLVHFLFSPLRLVIESASVDVARSVVVPLLTRDAIEFLHASGTAEERHLWVSLGDGWTKSRLEWPKDHYFPSCVLRFRDGWVPPELDQDVTRSSESLAGSEDLRLRLEDEVALQRFLPPDGYALSNSSYKNLQILDQDSLAAFKQAVGRRLDRGFDTDARIPQKMFAKSKYDFVARNNTELSVLKDEVVEVLDDRKQWWKVRNGAGALGYVPNNILEITRAVDMTGRGEPIYSHTIQLMMPKKEFELFKQLLGELNEKQTTRPDFLPTRPTVTPMPPAPTQPPPRPPPKAPLPTTRLPTPPQPPPAEEPSKPAVFSREATPTEAAGVSMREHGPQRPDAIRRKSNMDEVQDELLHRLTLGRSAHKKFQPPSRSSSLSSINITYDSSPDQVKAWLEAKGFSPVTITSLGVLTGAQLFSLNKEELKTVCPDDGARVFSQVTVQKAALEKSAGSELQEIMRRRQEKLAVSTCDSGVESFDEGSTH, from the exons AACAAAGGAAACACTTCACCAAGACCAGCATCAACAGCCTCACGGACACGTCCCAGTACCATGTGGAG CACCTCTCCACGTTCGTGTTGGACCGTAAAGACGGGATGATCACGGTGGAGGACGGGATCAGACGTCTCCGTCTGCTGGACGCTAAAGGGAAGATCTGGACTCAGGAGGtcctgctgcaggtggaggagaagatggtgaGCCTGATCGACCAGGAGAGTAAG AACGAGTTGGAGAACTTCCCCATCGGGTCGATCCAGCTCTGCCAGGCTGTGATGAACGCCTGCAACTACGACTCCATCTTGGCTCTGGTCTGTAAAGACTCGGGTCAGAACAAACCAGACCTGCACCTGTTCCAGTGTGACGACATCAAG GCGACTCTGATCCAGGCCGATATAGAAAGTGCCATGAGTGATGCCAAAGGAGGGAAGGTGAAGAAGAGGCCGGAGGCTCTGAG GATGATCCTGAAGAGTGACACCGTCatccccccgccccccgccGACCCCGCCCCCTTGCCTCCGTCGTCATCTCCGTCCAATCAGATGGACCCTAAGGGCCGCGTGGCCGCTTGGTCGGCCTGGACCAATGAGCAGCCAGACT ACGAGCAGCCGTTCTGGGAGGACGAGGGTCCGGTGGAGATGACGTCGGCCCGGGTGGACCGGGAGGTG CAAATCCTGAACCACATCCTGGACGACATCGAGTTCTTTGTCACCAAACTCCAGAAGGCGTCGGAGGCTCTGAACGAACTGTCCCGCAGGAACAAGGCCAAGAAAGGGAAGAGGAAAGGTCCCGGAG AGGGCGTCCTGACGCTGAGATCCAGACCCCCGGCCCAGGACGAGTTCATCGACTGTCTGCAGAAGTTCAAACACGCCTTCAACCAGCTG GGGAAGCTGAAGGACCACATCCAGAACCCCAGCGCCCTGGATCTggttcacttcctgttcagtCCTCTCAGGCTG GTGATCGAGTCTGCCAGCGTGGACGTGGCCCGGAGCGTCGTGGTTCCTCTTCTGACCAGAGACGCCATCGAATTCCTCCACGCCTCGGGGACGGCGGAGGAGAGACACCTGTGGGTGTCCCTGGGAGACGGCTGGACCAAGTCCAG GCTGGAGTGGCCGAAGGATCACTACTTCCCTTCCTGTGTTCTCCGGTTCCGTGACGGCTGGGTTCCTCCAGAGCTGGACCAGGACGTGACCCGTTCTTCTGAGAGTCTCGCCGGTTCCGAGGAcctgaggctgaggctggaggaCGAG gTGGCGCTGCAGAGGTTCCTCCCCCCTGATGGGTACGCGCTCTCCAACTCCTCCTACAAGAACCTTCAGATCCTGGATCAGGACTCCCTGGCTGCTTTCAAACAGGCTGTGGGCCGGCGTTTAGACCG AGGTTTTGACACCGACGCCAGGATCCCACAGAAAATGTTTGCCAAATCTAAATATGACTTTGTGGCGAGGAACAACACGGAGCTGTCGGTCCTCAAAGACGAGGTGGTCGAG GTTCTGGATGACAGGAAGCAGTGGTGGAAGGTCCGTAACGGCGCCGGGGCGTTGGGCTACGTGCCAAACAACATCCTGGAGATCACCAGGGCGGTGGACATGACGGGCCGAGGGGAACCCATCTACAGCCACACCATCCAG CTCATGATGCCAAAGAAGGAGTTTGAGTTGTTTAAG CAGTTACTGGGAGAGTTGAACGAG AAACAGACCACGCGGCCGGACTTCCTGCCCACTAGACCCACGGTGACTCCGATGCCCCCGGCGCCCACCCAG CCCCCACCCAGGCCTCCACCCAAGGCCCCCCTGCCCACCACCAGGCTCCCCACGCCGCCCCAGCCTCCTCCAGCCGAGGAGCCGTCCAAGCCCGCCGTGTTCAGCCGGGAGGCCACGCCCACCGAGGCCGCCGGCGTCTCCATGAGGGAGCACGGCCCCCAGAGACCAGACGCCATCA GGAGGAAGTCCAACATGGACGAGGTCCAGGACGAGCTGCTGCATCGTCTGACTCTGGGTCGCAGCGCTCACAAGAAGTTCCAGCCTCCGTCTCGTAGCAGCAGCCTCTCGTCCATCAACATCACCTACGACTCGTCTCCGGACCAGGTCAAAGCCTGGCTGGAGGCCAAGGGCTTCAGCCCCGT GACCATCACCAGCCTGGGCGTCCTCACCGGAGCTCAGCTGTTCTCCCTCAAcaaggaggagctgaagacggtTTGTCCTGACGACGGAGCTCGAGTCTTCAGTCAGGTGACGGTTCAGAAAGCAGCGCTGGAG aagAGTGCAGGCTCTGAGCTCCAGGAGATCATGAGGAGGCGGCAGGAGAAACTGGCAGTCAGCACCTGTGATTCAGGGGTGGAGTCTTTTGATGAAGGCAGCACCCactga